Proteins from a genomic interval of Kitasatospora kifunensis:
- a CDS encoding CAP domain-containing protein, translated as MTIRTLTKVALTAATVLAATAGFTAGAQADTGLSGAVRGEGGKCLDVRASGTANGTAVQLYDCNGTNAQNWTYNGGTLTALGKCLDVTAAGTADSTPVQLYDCNSTGSQQWVYAEGGVLVNPQSSKCLDVPGGNAVNSAQLQIYTCNYTAAQLWSQPQGQSQGQPQPGASLEQQVLDLVNNYRAQNGKPALQADPVLAHTAKDEADAEAAHGQQGHYTFGNLSNSLRAYGYSHPIGGLAENAAGAPGFWTDAQSVVQAWINDADHRAIMLGNYTYTGVGLTVANGTYWWAEDFAS; from the coding sequence ATGACCATCCGCACGCTGACCAAGGTGGCGTTGACCGCGGCCACCGTGCTCGCGGCGACCGCCGGCTTCACGGCCGGGGCGCAGGCCGACACCGGTCTCTCGGGAGCGGTTCGCGGCGAGGGGGGCAAGTGCCTGGACGTCCGGGCGTCCGGCACCGCCAACGGCACGGCCGTGCAACTCTATGACTGCAACGGCACCAACGCGCAGAACTGGACGTACAACGGCGGCACCCTGACGGCGCTCGGCAAGTGCCTGGACGTCACTGCGGCCGGGACCGCCGACAGCACGCCGGTCCAGTTGTACGACTGCAACAGCACCGGCTCGCAGCAGTGGGTGTACGCCGAGGGCGGCGTGCTGGTCAACCCGCAGTCGAGCAAGTGCCTCGACGTGCCGGGCGGAAACGCCGTCAACAGCGCCCAGTTGCAGATCTACACCTGCAACTACACCGCGGCGCAGCTCTGGTCCCAGCCGCAGGGCCAGTCACAGGGCCAGCCGCAGCCCGGGGCGAGCCTTGAGCAGCAGGTGCTCGACCTGGTCAACAACTACCGTGCGCAGAACGGCAAGCCGGCATTGCAGGCCGATCCGGTCCTCGCGCACACGGCGAAGGACGAGGCCGACGCCGAGGCCGCCCACGGCCAGCAGGGCCACTACACCTTCGGCAACCTCTCCAACTCGCTGCGCGCCTACGGCTACTCGCACCCCATCGGCGGGTTGGCCGAGAACGCGGCCGGCGCGCCCGGCTTCTGGACCGACGCGCAGTCGGTGGTCCAGGCCTGGATCAACGATGCGGACCACCGGGCCATCATGCTCGGCAACTACACCTACACCGGCGTCGGCCTGACCGTGGCCAACGGCACCTACTGGTGGGCCGAGGACTTCGCCTCCTGA
- a CDS encoding AfsR/SARP family transcriptional regulator — MALSFALLGTVRATHAGQPLDVGRPQQQAVLSALLLAPGRPVTDRQLIEAVWGEDEEGWPRDPTAALRTHVSRIRRLLADPAAGRDSVLASITGGYRLELAPERIDAHRFESALVEVAARQADDPAEAWRLLGTALDLWTGPALAGVPGAGAERSRARLAERRLSALELRLELGMRLGRHADLLGEAEELAEQYPLRERLHYLRMRVLCGCGRQAEAVAAFQQARQILDEELGLAPGAALTELYQRIRRAERQPAARPRPSQLPSATADFTGRGEELALLLGKLGDVGRCAAPVLVIGGPVGAGKSALGIQAAQLVRGDYPDGQLYADLGASRGGPVAAADVLPAFLRALGADPHGPAELLAARYQEVLADRRVLVLLDDAADAAHAGPLLPRGAGCAALVTCRWDAAGDREGSAAAQRSEVVRLALGPLDLAQGCALVAAIIGAPRADAEPEAVRRLVAACDGLPSAIRSAAARLAARPRWAVAELAGRLTRPDRA; from the coding sequence ATGGCGCTCAGCTTCGCGCTGCTCGGCACGGTGCGGGCCACGCATGCGGGCCAACCGCTCGACGTGGGTCGGCCGCAGCAGCAGGCGGTGCTGTCGGCACTGCTGCTCGCACCGGGGCGGCCGGTCACGGACCGTCAGCTGATCGAGGCGGTCTGGGGCGAGGATGAGGAGGGCTGGCCGCGCGATCCGACGGCCGCCCTGCGCACGCACGTCAGCCGGATCCGTCGGCTGCTGGCGGACCCGGCCGCCGGGCGCGACTCGGTGCTGGCCTCCATCACCGGCGGCTACCGGCTGGAGCTGGCACCGGAGCGGATCGACGCGCACCGTTTCGAGAGCGCGCTGGTCGAGGTCGCCGCACGTCAGGCGGACGATCCGGCCGAGGCCTGGCGGCTGCTCGGGACCGCCCTGGACCTGTGGACCGGGCCGGCGCTGGCGGGGGTGCCCGGCGCGGGGGCCGAGCGCAGTCGGGCCAGGCTCGCCGAACGCAGGCTGTCGGCACTGGAGTTGCGGCTTGAACTCGGTATGCGGCTCGGCCGGCATGCCGACCTGCTCGGCGAGGCCGAGGAGTTGGCCGAGCAGTACCCGCTGCGCGAGCGGCTGCACTATCTGCGGATGCGGGTGCTGTGCGGCTGTGGGCGGCAGGCCGAGGCGGTGGCGGCCTTCCAACAGGCGCGGCAGATCCTGGACGAGGAGCTGGGATTGGCCCCTGGCGCGGCGCTGACCGAGTTGTACCAGCGGATCCGGCGGGCCGAGCGGCAGCCCGCCGCTCGGCCCAGGCCCTCGCAACTTCCCTCGGCCACCGCTGACTTCACCGGACGGGGTGAAGAACTCGCGCTGCTGCTCGGAAAGCTGGGAGACGTCGGCCGGTGTGCCGCTCCGGTGCTGGTGATCGGCGGGCCGGTCGGAGCCGGCAAGTCGGCACTCGGGATCCAGGCGGCGCAGCTCGTCCGCGGCGACTACCCCGACGGCCAGCTCTACGCGGATCTGGGCGCGAGCCGGGGCGGCCCGGTGGCGGCCGCCGACGTCCTGCCGGCCTTCCTGCGCGCGCTGGGCGCGGATCCGCACGGCCCTGCCGAGCTGCTGGCGGCCCGCTACCAGGAGGTGCTGGCCGACCGGCGGGTGCTGGTCCTGCTGGACGACGCCGCCGACGCGGCGCACGCCGGGCCGCTGCTGCCGCGGGGCGCGGGGTGCGCGGCGCTGGTCACCTGCCGCTGGGACGCGGCGGGGGACCGGGAGGGCTCCGCGGCGGCGCAGCGGTCGGAGGTCGTGCGGCTGGCGCTCGGCCCGCTGGACCTTGCCCAGGGCTGCGCGCTGGTCGCCGCCATCATCGGTGCGCCCCGGGCGGACGCCGAGCCGGAGGCCGTGCGACGGCTGGTCGCGGCCTGTGACGGCCTGCCGTCCGCCATCCGGTCGGCGGCCGCCCGGCTGGCCGCCCGGCCGCGCTGGGCGGTGGCGGAGCTGGCCGGTCGGCTGACGCGACCGGACAGGGCTTGA
- a CDS encoding AfsR/SARP family transcriptional regulator, translating to MQGARSALVSTETAAGGARRRAAARQDTAELRFTMLGPLRGWVGEVELDLGRPQQQEVLAMLLTAAGRTVSVELLADGVWGGRDWPGNPVQVLRTHVYRLRALLKQHAVDSCLVTVGDGYALRLAPDALDTTAFELALPQAAQARHEGAPPGEVRAVLTAALDLWTAEPLTGLAGPHAEAVRLALTERRLTLLEAKLELDAELGDRPDLAAEVGDLVLEQPERQRLRAVQMLALYRAGRTAEALAVYEDVRRSLAGVTPDRALSELQARILRADPALSPAQAQTQAVPAERPRPAGLPPRVTDFTGRQAELDRLTDVLAACGPTAPDPAVPAATASDPTTSDQATSDQATPVPAALNATVVISAIDGIGGVGKTALAVQTAHQLLDRFPDGQLYADLRGADRAPAEPVAVLTGFLRALGLDDSAITGDLAERAALYRSSLAGSQVLVVLDNAATADQVVPLLPGSPGCAVLITSRGRLGGLAGAHHLRLDVLAEEEAVALFTRIVGAARAAAEPAQLAAVVAACGHLPLAIRIAASRLAARPDWTLATLADRLADEQHRLAELCTGDIAVEATFALSYAGLSADQARVFRLLSLPETPDLNLACAAALLGLEPEAAEDLLESLVDLNLLESRAFERYRFHDLVRVYARSRCAEEESESTARQALARLLAFCQDTARHAEATAHAVEQDRCDLVEVEPGAVGRRFDSAEQAMDWMRSEAAVHRALIERCCADPELPLVRAASLIDKMGAVLFDRTYMDTVAELAARTAATAAERGDQRCQALARYVRGNLLWHTSDFVAAEAELTAAVALCADGSAPRLRACALVALGSNARVYGRFAEAVAYCEESIELFRELCDAHSEGNALGELAFNYAKLGRCAEARAAAERGVELNGDTAAMGRATSWYKLAQVLRMCGEPAAALSGAERALPLFRSLGVPAFEAATGNLIAQIRVETGQYEQAVHAAESALPLARRTSEMLAAGLLRSLGHSLGRLAQPARARACLTEAVRLFEGLGVSAEAEEARTLLAELG from the coding sequence ATGCAAGGAGCGCGATCCGCGCTGGTCAGCACGGAGACGGCGGCGGGCGGCGCTCGGCGCCGCGCGGCGGCACGCCAGGACACGGCGGAGCTGCGCTTCACCATGCTCGGCCCGCTGCGCGGCTGGGTCGGCGAGGTCGAACTCGACCTGGGCCGCCCGCAACAGCAGGAGGTGCTGGCGATGCTGCTGACCGCAGCGGGCCGCACCGTCTCGGTCGAGCTGCTCGCCGACGGTGTCTGGGGCGGGCGGGACTGGCCCGGCAATCCGGTCCAGGTGCTGCGCACCCACGTCTACCGGCTGCGCGCGCTGCTCAAGCAGCACGCCGTCGACTCGTGCCTGGTGACGGTCGGTGACGGATACGCCCTGCGGCTGGCTCCCGACGCGCTGGACACCACCGCCTTCGAACTCGCCCTGCCGCAGGCCGCGCAGGCCCGCCACGAGGGTGCGCCGCCCGGTGAGGTGCGGGCCGTGCTGACCGCCGCCCTGGACCTGTGGACGGCCGAGCCGCTGACCGGGCTGGCCGGACCGCACGCCGAGGCCGTGCGGCTGGCGCTGACCGAGCGCCGGCTGACGCTGCTCGAGGCCAAACTGGAGCTGGACGCGGAGCTGGGTGACCGGCCGGACCTCGCCGCCGAGGTCGGCGACCTGGTCCTCGAACAACCCGAGCGGCAGCGGCTGCGGGCCGTGCAGATGCTGGCCCTGTACCGGGCCGGGCGCACCGCCGAGGCGCTCGCCGTCTACGAGGACGTGCGCCGGTCGCTGGCCGGGGTCACGCCGGACCGGGCGCTGTCCGAGCTCCAGGCCCGGATCCTGCGCGCGGACCCGGCGCTCAGCCCGGCCCAGGCCCAGACCCAGGCGGTTCCGGCCGAGCGGCCCCGGCCCGCCGGACTGCCGCCCCGGGTCACGGACTTCACCGGCCGGCAGGCGGAGCTGGACCGGCTCACCGACGTACTCGCGGCGTGCGGACCCACCGCGCCCGATCCCGCCGTGCCCGCCGCCACCGCCTCCGATCCCACCACGTCCGATCAGGCCACGTCCGATCAGGCCACGCCGGTCCCGGCCGCGCTCAACGCGACCGTGGTGATCTCCGCGATCGACGGCATCGGCGGCGTCGGGAAGACAGCGCTGGCCGTGCAGACCGCCCACCAGCTGCTCGACCGCTTCCCCGACGGCCAGCTCTACGCCGACCTGCGCGGCGCCGACCGGGCCCCCGCCGAACCGGTGGCCGTGCTCACCGGGTTCCTTCGGGCGCTCGGCCTCGACGACTCCGCCATCACCGGCGACCTCGCCGAGCGTGCCGCCCTCTACCGCTCGTCGCTGGCCGGCTCCCAGGTGCTGGTGGTGCTGGACAACGCCGCCACCGCCGACCAGGTGGTGCCGCTGCTGCCGGGCTCGCCGGGGTGCGCCGTGCTGATCACCAGCCGCGGCCGGCTGGGTGGGCTGGCCGGCGCCCACCACCTGCGGCTCGACGTGCTCGCCGAGGAGGAGGCCGTCGCGCTCTTCACCCGGATCGTCGGCGCGGCACGCGCCGCGGCCGAGCCCGCGCAGCTCGCCGCCGTGGTCGCGGCCTGTGGCCACCTCCCGCTGGCGATCCGGATCGCCGCCTCGCGGCTCGCCGCCCGCCCCGACTGGACCCTGGCCACGCTGGCCGACCGGCTGGCCGACGAGCAGCACCGGCTGGCCGAACTGTGCACCGGCGACATCGCGGTGGAGGCGACCTTCGCGCTCTCCTACGCCGGTCTGAGCGCCGATCAGGCCCGTGTCTTCCGCCTGCTGTCGCTGCCCGAGACGCCGGACCTCAACCTGGCCTGCGCGGCCGCGCTGCTCGGCCTGGAGCCGGAGGCGGCCGAGGACCTGTTGGAGTCGCTGGTCGACCTCAACCTGCTGGAGTCGCGCGCCTTCGAGCGCTACCGGTTCCATGACCTGGTCCGGGTCTACGCCCGCAGCCGGTGCGCCGAGGAGGAGAGCGAGTCGACGGCGCGTCAGGCGCTGGCCCGACTGCTCGCCTTCTGCCAGGACACCGCGCGCCATGCGGAGGCCACGGCGCACGCGGTGGAGCAGGACCGGTGCGACCTGGTCGAGGTGGAGCCGGGCGCCGTGGGGCGGCGGTTCGACAGCGCCGAACAGGCGATGGACTGGATGCGCAGCGAGGCCGCCGTGCACCGGGCGCTGATCGAGCGCTGCTGCGCGGACCCCGAACTGCCGCTGGTGCGCGCCGCGAGCCTGATCGACAAGATGGGCGCGGTGCTCTTCGACCGCACCTACATGGACACCGTGGCCGAGCTCGCGGCCCGCACCGCCGCCACCGCCGCCGAGCGGGGCGACCAGCGGTGCCAGGCGCTGGCCCGGTACGTGCGCGGCAACCTGCTCTGGCACACCAGCGACTTCGTGGCGGCCGAGGCCGAACTCACCGCGGCGGTCGCACTCTGTGCCGACGGCTCCGCCCCGCGGCTGCGTGCCTGCGCGCTGGTCGCCCTCGGGTCCAACGCCCGGGTGTACGGGCGGTTCGCCGAGGCGGTGGCGTACTGCGAGGAGTCGATCGAGCTCTTCCGCGAGCTGTGCGACGCGCACTCCGAGGGCAACGCGCTGGGTGAGCTGGCCTTTAACTACGCCAAGCTCGGCCGCTGCGCCGAAGCGCGGGCGGCGGCCGAGCGGGGCGTGGAGCTGAACGGTGACACCGCGGCGATGGGCCGGGCCACCAGCTGGTACAAGCTGGCCCAGGTGCTGCGGATGTGCGGCGAGCCGGCCGCCGCGCTGAGCGGTGCCGAGCGGGCGCTGCCGCTCTTCCGCTCATTGGGCGTGCCGGCCTTCGAGGCGGCGACCGGCAACCTGATCGCGCAGATCCGCGTCGAGACCGGGCAGTACGAGCAGGCGGTGCACGCCGCGGAGAGCGCGCTGCCACTGGCCCGTCGCACCAGCGAGATGCTGGCGGCCGGGCTGCTGCGCTCGCTGGGCCACAGCCTGGGCCGGCTCGCCCAACCGGCCCGGGCACGGGCCTGCCTGACCGAGGCGGTGCGCCTCTTCGAGGGCCTCGGGGTGAGCGCCGAAGCCGAGGAGGCCCGGACACTGTTGGCCGAACTCGGCTGA
- a CDS encoding VOC family protein gives MPLTGQSHIRIARPSRDLAAAERFWVQGLGLSVLYRGEGDHAAGEHDLLMVGLPDAPWHLELVSGSALVDGSEQALAPRPTTEDLLVVYLDEPVSEALLATLAEHGGRRVASPNPYWNEWGATVEDPDGYRLVLCSRGWSNS, from the coding sequence ATGCCGTTGACCGGACAGAGCCACATCCGGATCGCCCGTCCATCCCGCGATCTCGCCGCGGCCGAGCGGTTCTGGGTCCAGGGCCTTGGGCTGAGCGTGCTCTACCGGGGTGAGGGGGACCACGCGGCGGGCGAGCACGACCTGCTGATGGTCGGCCTGCCCGACGCGCCCTGGCACCTCGAACTGGTCAGCGGCTCCGCCCTGGTCGACGGCTCCGAGCAGGCCCTCGCGCCGCGCCCGACCACGGAGGACCTGCTCGTCGTCTACCTGGACGAGCCGGTCTCCGAGGCGCTGCTCGCCACCCTGGCGGAGCACGGCGGCCGCCGGGTCGCCTCGCCCAACCCGTACTGGAACGAGTGGGGCGCCACCGTCGAGGACCCGGACGGCTACCGGCTGGTGCTCTGCAGCCGCGGCTGGTCCAACTCCTGA
- a CDS encoding LamB/YcsF family protein yields the protein MTGSVIDLNADLGEGFGRWTLTDDEALLSVVTSANVACGFHAGDPATMRRVCALAAERGVRIGAQVSYRDLAGFGRRAMDVPPDELADEVAYQIGALQVFARAAGSRVSYVKPHGALYNRVVADSEQAEAVVAGVLRAGAVCDGPLPVLGLPGSKLLAVAEGVGLPAVTEAFADRAYTWAGTLVPRRDADAVVHDPETVIARAVGMARDGLVTAIGGEPVAVDARSLCVHGDTPGATQLAWRVRGALASAGIRVEAFT from the coding sequence GTGACCGGTTCGGTGATCGATCTCAACGCGGACCTCGGTGAGGGGTTCGGACGCTGGACGCTGACCGACGACGAAGCCCTGCTCTCGGTCGTGACCAGCGCCAATGTGGCCTGCGGCTTCCACGCGGGCGATCCCGCCACGATGCGGCGGGTCTGCGCGCTGGCCGCCGAGCGCGGGGTGCGGATCGGCGCCCAGGTCTCCTACCGGGACCTGGCCGGCTTCGGGCGCCGGGCCATGGACGTGCCGCCCGACGAACTGGCCGACGAGGTCGCCTACCAGATCGGCGCCCTGCAGGTGTTCGCCCGCGCGGCCGGCTCGCGGGTGAGCTACGTCAAACCGCACGGCGCCCTGTACAACCGGGTGGTGGCCGACAGCGAGCAGGCCGAGGCGGTGGTCGCGGGGGTGCTGCGGGCCGGCGCGGTCTGCGACGGGCCGCTGCCGGTGCTCGGACTGCCGGGCTCGAAGTTGCTGGCGGTGGCCGAGGGAGTCGGCCTGCCCGCGGTGACCGAGGCCTTCGCGGACCGCGCCTACACCTGGGCCGGCACCCTGGTCCCGCGCAGGGACGCGGACGCCGTGGTGCACGATCCGGAGACGGTGATCGCGCGCGCGGTCGGGATGGCCAGGGACGGCCTGGTGACCGCGATCGGCGGCGAGCCGGTGGCGGTGGACGCCCGCTCGCTCTGCGTGCACGGCGACACCCCTGGGGCCACCCAGCTGGCCTGGCGGGTGCGCGGGGCGCTGGCCTCGGCCGGGATCCGGGTCGAGGCGTTCACCTGA
- the pxpB gene encoding 5-oxoprolinase subunit PxpB, whose protein sequence is MDRRGEVAVHPVGDHALLLEVDSGAQVAALYARLLAERARGGLGEVAEIVPAARTVLLDGLPRPTDLVGELAGWRVAGDAPPEGPLISIPTVYDGADLAVVAAHWGVSVEEAVALHSGVEYRVAFCGFAPGFGYLTGLPADRAVPRRATPRPSVPAGAVAVAGEYTGIYPRSSPGGWQLLGRTDLMLWDAEREPPALLTPGMRVRFVPASVER, encoded by the coding sequence ATGGACCGCCGGGGCGAGGTGGCCGTCCATCCGGTGGGCGACCACGCGCTGCTCCTCGAGGTCGACTCCGGCGCACAGGTGGCCGCGCTCTACGCCCGGCTGCTGGCCGAGCGGGCGCGTGGCGGGCTTGGCGAGGTGGCCGAGATCGTCCCGGCCGCGCGCACCGTCCTGCTGGACGGCCTGCCCAGACCCACCGACCTGGTCGGCGAGCTCGCCGGCTGGCGGGTGGCCGGGGACGCCCCGCCCGAGGGGCCGCTGATCTCGATCCCGACCGTCTACGACGGCGCCGACCTGGCCGTGGTGGCCGCGCACTGGGGCGTCTCGGTCGAGGAGGCGGTGGCGCTGCACAGCGGGGTCGAGTACCGGGTGGCGTTCTGCGGCTTCGCACCCGGGTTCGGCTATCTGACCGGCCTGCCCGCCGACCGGGCGGTGCCGCGCCGGGCCACCCCGCGCCCCTCGGTGCCGGCCGGCGCGGTGGCGGTGGCCGGCGAGTACACCGGGATCTACCCGCGCTCCTCCCCCGGCGGGTGGCAACTGCTCGGCCGCACCGACCTGATGCTCTGGGACGCCGAACGGGAGCCGCCCGCGCTGCTCACCCCGGGCATGCGGGTGCGGTTCGTCCCGGCGTCGGTCGAACGGTAG
- a CDS encoding 5-oxoprolinase subunit C family protein — MTELAGLSVLRPGPLTTVQDLGRRGAAHQGVPRSGALDEPAHRAANRLVGNPPGAATLETTLGGITVRALGAPLLVAVTGAPAPVRVDGHPAAWGEAVRLPAGATLDVGAADAGVRGYLAVRGGIAVPPVLGSRSTDLLTGLGPAPLRAGELLPIGVPDDAAGRPAAAELVPLPAVPTELVLRLRPGPRADWFLPGSLLALARARYRVAPASNRVALRTEGPALIRARHGELASEGMVLGAIQVPPDGHPVVLLADHPVTGGYPVLGVVPEADLAAAAQARPGTPVRFVPARR; from the coding sequence ATGACCGAACTGGCCGGACTGAGTGTCCTTCGCCCCGGGCCGCTGACCACCGTGCAGGACCTCGGCCGCCGCGGCGCCGCCCACCAAGGGGTGCCCCGGTCGGGCGCGTTGGACGAACCCGCGCACCGCGCCGCCAACCGCCTGGTGGGCAACCCGCCCGGCGCCGCGACGCTGGAGACCACGCTCGGCGGCATCACTGTGCGGGCCCTGGGCGCGCCGCTGCTGGTGGCCGTCACCGGTGCCCCCGCGCCGGTACGGGTGGACGGGCACCCGGCCGCCTGGGGCGAGGCCGTGCGGCTGCCGGCCGGCGCGACGCTGGACGTCGGAGCGGCCGACGCGGGCGTGCGCGGCTACCTGGCGGTGCGGGGCGGGATCGCGGTGCCCCCGGTGCTGGGCAGCCGCTCGACCGATCTGCTGACCGGCCTGGGCCCCGCGCCGCTGCGGGCCGGCGAGCTGCTGCCGATCGGCGTGCCCGACGACGCGGCGGGCCGGCCGGCCGCGGCCGAGCTGGTGCCGCTGCCCGCGGTGCCGACCGAACTGGTCCTGCGGCTGCGCCCCGGGCCGCGCGCCGACTGGTTCCTGCCGGGCTCGCTGCTCGCGCTGGCCCGGGCCCGCTACCGGGTGGCCCCGGCCAGCAACCGGGTCGCGCTGCGCACCGAGGGTCCGGCGCTGATCCGCGCCCGGCACGGGGAGTTGGCGAGCGAGGGCATGGTGCTGGGCGCGATCCAGGTCCCGCCGGACGGGCACCCGGTGGTCCTGCTCGCCGACCACCCGGTCACCGGCGGCTATCCGGTGCTCGGCGTGGTGCCCGAGGCCGACCTGGCAGCCGCCGCGCAGGCCAGACCGGGCACTCCGGTACGGTTCGTGCCGGCTCGGCGGTGA
- a CDS encoding MerR family transcriptional regulator — translation MDLLTIGAFARTCGLTPKALRLYDELGLLSPAQVDPHSGYRFYRSEQLERARLVAHLRRIGLPLARISRLCDLPPTRAAAELTAYWDGVLADTAARADLVALLVDHLTGSTRMTETLGLRYAARTDQGLVRAHNEDAAYASGRLLAVADGFGGPQAAGAAVAALQGFDPAAVGPGDLLNALAEAVRTGVEAAPGEAGTTLTALLLTGSKLALVHIGDSRAYLLREGELFQITHDHTLVQAMVDEGRISAAEAASHPQRALLLRALTGPTGDARPDLSLHTARAGDRYLLCSDGLSAVVPQARLHTALSTIAEPEQVVQQLIELANRAGGPDNIACAVADVVAEPAAAVTAVAEVTA, via the coding sequence ATGGACCTGCTGACCATCGGCGCCTTCGCCCGGACCTGCGGGCTGACGCCGAAAGCGCTGCGGCTCTACGACGAGTTGGGCCTGCTGAGCCCGGCCCAGGTGGACCCGCACTCCGGCTACCGCTTCTACCGGAGCGAGCAGTTGGAGCGCGCCCGGCTGGTCGCCCATCTGCGCCGGATCGGCCTGCCGCTGGCCCGGATCAGTCGGCTCTGCGACCTGCCGCCCACCCGGGCGGCCGCCGAGCTGACCGCGTACTGGGACGGGGTGCTGGCCGACACGGCCGCCCGAGCGGACCTGGTCGCCCTCCTCGTCGACCATCTCACCGGGAGTACGAGAATGACCGAGACGCTGGGCCTGCGCTACGCCGCCCGTACCGACCAGGGCCTGGTCCGGGCCCACAACGAGGACGCCGCCTACGCGAGCGGCCGGCTGCTGGCCGTCGCGGACGGCTTCGGCGGACCGCAGGCGGCCGGGGCCGCCGTGGCGGCCCTGCAGGGCTTCGACCCGGCCGCGGTCGGCCCGGGCGACCTGCTGAACGCGCTGGCCGAGGCGGTGCGCACCGGCGTCGAGGCGGCGCCGGGCGAGGCGGGCACCACGCTCACCGCGCTGCTGCTGACCGGCTCGAAGCTGGCGCTGGTGCACATCGGGGACTCGCGGGCCTATCTGCTGCGCGAGGGCGAGCTGTTCCAGATCACCCATGACCACACGCTGGTGCAGGCAATGGTGGACGAGGGCCGGATCAGCGCGGCCGAGGCCGCCTCGCACCCGCAACGCGCCCTGCTGCTGCGCGCGTTGACCGGGCCGACCGGCGATGCCCGACCCGACCTGTCGCTGCACACCGCCAGGGCCGGGGACCGCTACCTGCTCTGCTCGGACGGGCTGAGCGCGGTGGTGCCCCAGGCACGGCTGCACACCGCGCTGAGCACGATCGCCGAGCCCGAGCAGGTGGTGCAGCAGCTGATCGAGCTGGCCAACCGGGCCGGCGGACCGGACAACATCGCCTGCGCGGTCGCCGACGTGGTCGCGGAGCCGGCCGCCGCTGTGACGGCGGTGGCTGAGGTGACGGCCTAG
- a CDS encoding HEAT repeat domain-containing protein: MFEPVIAPSASLLGLLQRGRGDGQLHALAADRDEAIAALEECVTSDPRADWQVENRSLYYARVYMDLEAPLGGIERHLNHPDDLLDLAEHRTGLALAVLGHLAGYGRRDALLLLRQYAATGGNWAWALDELALRDEDGALLALAPAVLGRFPTTPQGEAELRAAIRAAYEPRAWRLWADRHPRVAAASEQSPFDLWQRQLNQGGVTPGWSVADVLAWADQADQGDSAARPEQGAVERRAAAAARCLAAVARPEDRETLLAAARDGAEGARRAALRYLVGQDDPALTELIEAAAADADQRVVRAALEVLARMRGPRALARARRWADPATGGADSALGEAAVALLADIGEPSDAPTVVAGLRQWVQVHGVRGAQLGGLVDGVGRLAAAGAAPILRHIYSESASSDLRGRAARALAVTDRYFACGTAVECLWDCEEATRELAARHVVTTGDARVLERLRRLAADPAEEAEVHAAVRGRLTSRGPAGA, translated from the coding sequence ATGTTCGAGCCCGTGATAGCCCCAAGCGCCAGCCTCCTCGGCCTGCTCCAGCGAGGACGCGGTGACGGGCAGTTGCATGCGCTCGCAGCCGACCGTGACGAGGCGATCGCCGCCCTGGAGGAGTGCGTCACCAGCGACCCGCGCGCCGACTGGCAGGTCGAGAACCGCTCGCTCTACTACGCACGCGTCTACATGGACCTGGAAGCCCCGCTCGGCGGCATCGAGCGGCACCTGAACCACCCCGACGACCTGCTCGACCTGGCCGAGCACCGCACCGGCCTGGCCCTGGCGGTCCTGGGCCACCTGGCCGGCTACGGCCGCCGTGACGCGCTGCTGCTGCTGCGCCAGTACGCCGCCACCGGCGGCAACTGGGCCTGGGCGCTGGACGAGCTGGCGCTGCGCGATGAGGATGGCGCGCTGCTGGCACTGGCCCCCGCCGTACTGGGCCGTTTCCCGACCACCCCGCAGGGCGAGGCCGAGCTGCGCGCGGCGATCCGCGCCGCGTACGAGCCACGGGCGTGGCGCCTGTGGGCCGACCGTCACCCGCGGGTCGCCGCCGCCAGTGAGCAGTCCCCCTTCGACCTGTGGCAGCGCCAGCTGAACCAGGGCGGGGTGACCCCGGGTTGGAGCGTGGCCGATGTGCTCGCCTGGGCCGACCAGGCTGACCAGGGCGACAGCGCCGCCCGGCCCGAGCAGGGCGCCGTCGAGCGCCGGGCGGCCGCCGCCGCCCGCTGTCTGGCCGCCGTGGCCCGGCCCGAGGACCGGGAGACCCTGCTCGCCGCCGCCCGCGACGGCGCCGAGGGCGCCCGCCGGGCCGCGCTGCGGTACCTGGTCGGCCAGGACGACCCGGCACTGACCGAACTGATCGAGGCCGCCGCCGCCGACGCCGACCAGCGCGTGGTGCGCGCCGCCCTGGAGGTGCTGGCCCGGATGCGCGGCCCGCGCGCCCTGGCCCGCGCCCGCCGCTGGGCCGACCCCGCCACCGGCGGCGCGGACAGCGCGCTCGGCGAGGCCGCGGTGGCGCTGCTCGCCGACATCGGCGAACCGTCCGACGCCCCCACGGTGGTGGCGGGCCTGCGGCAGTGGGTGCAGGTGCACGGCGTGCGCGGAGCCCAACTGGGCGGCCTGGTGGACGGTGTGGGGCGGCTGGCCGCCGCCGGAGCCGCGCCGATCCTGCGGCACATCTACAGTGAGTCCGCCTCCTCCGACCTGCGCGGCCGGGCCGCCAGGGCGCTGGCCGTCACCGATCGCTACTTCGCCTGCGGTACCGCCGTCGAGTGCCTGTGGGACTGCGAGGAGGCCACCCGCGAGCTCGCCGCCCGCCACGTGGTCACCACCGGCGACGCCCGGGTGCTGGAGCGCCTGCGCCGGTTGGCCGCCGATCCCGCGGAGGAGGCCGAGGTGCACGCGGCGGTGCGCGGCCGGCTGACCTCCCGCGGCCCGGCCGGCGCCTAG